A region from the Metopolophium dirhodum isolate CAU chromosome 9, ASM1992520v1, whole genome shotgun sequence genome encodes:
- the LOC132953035 gene encoding uncharacterized protein LOC132953035, with protein MDDSYLDVAAGYVDECKITQKNYHSFTPYSNMSFSNNDEIRISVLNMDSYTFPCESYLYIEGKVNKPTDAVGDVSFSNNGLAFLFSEMRYEINGVEVQKIKSPGISCCLKGYCSYTPNDLNALENAAWGSSLGSNDNNKNFMANNVFTGCVPLKHLFGFFEDYKKILLNCNQQLILNRSSTDFDTLHVIDNSEKNKKITVELTKILWKMPIIKVSDKEKLRLLKILDSRKTLSCAFRTWDLCEYPVLPKNTSHSWTVKSSNLLEKPRFVLIGFQTDRKNNITLDAGRFDHCRLKNLKVYLNSEAYPYEDFRADFQNKQTSILYKAYTDFQKETTASRYCQNIFIKTMYQSSLSIYRIKTTM; from the coding sequence ATGGATGACTCGTATTTAGACGTAGCAGCCGGCTATGTCGACGagtgtaaaataacacaaaagaaTTATCATTCGTTCACCCCATATTCAAATATGTCTTTTTCTAATAACGATGAAATTAGAATAAGTGTTTTAAACATGGATTCTTACACTTTTCCGTGTGAGAGTTATCTGTACATCGAGGGAAAAGTAAATAAACCTACCGATGCTGTTGGAGACGTTAGTTTTTCGAATAATGGATTGGCGTTTTTATTCTCCGAAATGCGATACGAGATAAACGGAGTAGaagtacagaaaataaaatcacCCGGAATTTCGTGTTGTTTGAAAGGTTACTGTTCATATACTCCAAACGACTTGAACGCGCTGGAGAATGCGGCTTGGGGGTCGTCGTTGGGtagtaacgataataataaaaatttcatgGCCAACAATGTGTTTACCGGCTGCGTTCCACTGAAACATCTATTTGGATTTTTTGaagattacaaaaaaatattacttaattgtaATCAACAATTGATTTTGAATCGCTCGTCAACCGATTTCGACACATTACACGTTATTGATAACtctgagaaaaataaaaaaattaccgtcGAACTGACTAAGATATTATGGAAGATGCCTATTATCAAAGTTagtgataaagaaaaattaagactgttaaaaatattggaTTCTCGTAAAACGTTATCGTGCGCGTTCAGAACCTGGGATCTCTGCGAATATCCAGTGCTACCTAAAAATACTTCACATTCGTGGACTGTAAAGTCTAGCAATTTACTCGAAAAACCTAGATTTGTATTGATAGGATTTCAAACggatcgaaaaaataatataacactcgATGCCGGTCGATTTGACCACTGTAGGTTGAAAAATCTTAAGGTATACTTAAATTCTGAAGCGTATCCGTACGAAGATTTCCGAGCAGACTTCCAAAACAAACAAACTTCGATACTGTATAAAGCTTACACAGATTTTCAAAAAGAGACTACTGCGAGCCGTTACtgtcaaaacatatttatcaaaaCCATGTACCAATCGTCGTTGTCGATCTATCGCATCAAAACGACAATGTGA
- the LOC132952315 gene encoding uncharacterized protein LOC132952315, translating into MANNLIDCTTFFVDSNIFINIGLDPDFLLNCVICVSNNLQCVKMSVELYKSLNIALNNIHFLLPSHLLLEEFKLISIEEYNGDNVLSIKCLQQDQDVQLTKENVSRILQLSDAIEEVIQMKNVYTRSTALNQASKIAMYLGKEMPLPKDTKINHVEDYLTRIDVQELKEQLPFAGLCLIADLKIKAVKQLARGWLSSSIETKPEVNRLTTREFLARKRAKATRRLSFHL; encoded by the exons ATGGCTAATAATCTGATCGATTGTActacattttttgttgatagcaatatttttataaatataggatTAGATCctgattttttgttaaattgcgTTATATGCGTCTCAAATAACTTGCAGTGTGTTAAAATGAgtgttgaattatataaatctcTAAATATAGCTCttaacaacatacattttttactaccaTCTCATTTACTGTTGGAGGAGTTTAAATTGATATCAATAGAAGAATACAACGGTGACAACGTTCTCTCAATAAAGTGTTTGCAACAGGATCAAGATGTGCAATTAACTAAAGAGAATGTTTCAAGGATCTTGCAATTAAGTGATGCTATTGAAGAAGTCATTCagatgaaaaatgtatacacacgGTCTACTGCATTAAATCAGGCCAGTAAAATTGCAATGTATCTTGGAAAGGAAATGCCGTTACCcaaagatacaaaaataaaccatGTTGAAGATTATTTGACCCGTATCGATGTCCAAGAATTGAAAGAACAACTTCCGTTCGCTGGTCTTTGTTTAATAGCAGATTTGAAGATTAAAGCAGTCAAACAATTGGCAAGGGGTTGGTTATCTTCTTCGATCGAAActaag ccTGAAGTCAACAGGCTGACGACGAGGGAATTCCTAGCACGTAAAAGGGCAAAAGCAACCCGCAGATTAAGTtttcatctataa
- the LOC132952327 gene encoding uncharacterized protein LOC132952327, protein MVKNINMLTIFVMLNLIGCIIYVSGNPQYTRKNCIDGMLTDNFIYLSQDGTQYLNRPNWTVRSQRQCPTCTDVVKYYLSDQILNPTCAPNLFCGRLPVNL, encoded by the exons atggtcaaaaatattaatatgttgacTATATTTGTTATGTTAAATCTTATaggttgtataatatacgttagtGGTA atccaCAATATACTCGAAAAAACTGCATcg aTGGAATGCTTACGGACAATTTTATATATCTTTCACAGGATG GTACCCAATACCTGAATAGACCTAATTGGACTGTGCGAT CCCAAAGACAATGCCCTACATGCACTG acgttgtaaaatattacttgAGTGAtcaaatattaa atcccACGTGTGCTCCAAATTTATTTTGTGGACGACTTCCagtaaatctataa